The Notamacropus eugenii isolate mMacEug1 chromosome 4, mMacEug1.pri_v2, whole genome shotgun sequence DNA window cattaGCCTAATTGCTAGCAATGCTTcttaaggcccacttgacttcattttccagAATTTCTGTCTCTAAATCAGTAATCACACTATAGCTATTGGTAACATTAAGCTCTTTATTATATAGTTCTaggtttgagggttttttttttaccacctcttcttaatctcttctatttttcaagtccctaccatttttgttttttattatgcccatttctGCATGACactttcccttgatatctctaattttcttgaaaagaTCTATCTTTCctattctgttgttttcttctatttctttgcattgctcatttaagaaaactttgtttctccttgctattctctagAATCCTGAATTcaattggatttgaattcaatttccctttcttctttatcttttgcATTCTTTCCTAAGTTTCATcagtcattttgttttcttgctcttctttttatttgaaatattttttgttgctgcctcttATATGATATTGCAATCCTTTCTCCATAATTCTGTAGGCACTCTAACTACCAGATCTATTTCTTCAAATCTATCCCATCACTTTCACTTCATACGCATAGGGGATGGTATTTAGGTCATACCTAATCAGTCTgatgattttttcccttccttcaatttaagtctgaattttacaataagaagctcatgatctgagccacagtccattccaggtcttgttttaactatTTGAAAATTCTTGTCCTTTGGCTGCAAGGTATGTAATCAACCTGATTTTTAGCTGATCATCTGTGATAGCCAATGTGAAGAGTTGTCatttgggttgttgaaaaagtATTATGCCCAGTGAGTTATCCTGACAAACCTCTATTAGTTTCTgccctgcttcattctgtatgtCAAGGCCAGATTTGCCTGTTATTataattatcttttgatttcctattttagcattccaatcccctatgatgaatgtgacatctttttttggtgttatttctagatGTTGCAGATTTCATAGAACAGGCCTTTTCAGCATCAGTGGTTAGAGTACAGACTTGTATTACTATGATGTTGAACAGTTTACCTTGAATCTGAACAGATATGGTCTTTTTTGTGATTATATTCCAATattgcttttctcttccttttaatgACTATAAGGGCTACTCCAAAGAAAACAATCTTGAAAGTCTCCAGAATgtcaatgatgaagcatgctttcTCCTCCTTGGAAGAAAGGTAATACAGATTAGAGCTAGGTGTTTTAACCTTTTCTCATCATGGACTCTTTTGgtggtctggtgaagcctatggactttTCTCATACACAGTACAAGACACAGaggattacaaaaataaaattataacaaatgttatcaaaataatttttcaaaaaggtCATGGATCCCAAAATGAAGAATTCTAGattaaaagtatattttcagaCATGGGCAATACGTTaatgtgtttttcatgactaaacacatttgcaaaatggagaacTTTTGCTGTGGGAGAGATGGTTATTAGTGAGTACTATTAGAGaagcaaaaacaataaataaaataaaaaaaatacaggaaaattaAAAAGTTTAGAGACACAAATAGGAAAATTTTACTAATtacattattaaatttaatatatacttaaaacTCTCTAAGTTCACATTTTCATACGGaatcctcttttttgtttttagatttgCTTGCTAATCaaattcatgaaaagaaaaatttaaaagactCAAGAAATGTGACTCCAGCAGatattacatatacacaatataataatataatataatatatataatcaaaTGTATAACTAAGtcaaatatataatttctttcttaaagaaagcattaaataaaaaaatcttgtATACTTACCCAGGCACATTATCAAATTCATCCGAAGTTAGTAGTAAAATTTCTTTAATTGGTTTTTGctcttttgggggtttctttgaGTGTTCAGATGCTGTAATTTTAACTTGCTCTTCAAGATTAACATTTGGTTCTACCACACTACAGAATAAAGGCAGAAATCATGAGAAATCAACAGGATActaaaagtttacaaagcaatattcacaggcAAATGTAATAAATAGGAATAAATGCCTTCTTTTATATCAAAACTCACAGAAATTGTCATGTATGTTTTTTCCatggttttcctgaaatcagaaaaggaatcacacagaaggtggcattttagcTGGAGCTTAATGCAACTAGAGTCCAGGAGGTGAAAGTTAGCAGGAAGTTTATTTCAGTCACGTACAAAGGCAAGGAGGTAGAAGGTGGAATGTTACATGTGAAGAGCAGCAAACAGATGAGTTTAGCTGGAATACAGTGTGTGTGAAGAGGAATAAGATGAAAAAACTCTGGAAAAAATAGGAGAGATCCATATCACagaagactttaaaaaccaaagagcagtgattttattttttctctgaggCAAGAGAGAGTTATTGAAGATTCCCAAGCAGAGGCATGATTTGGCCAGACAACGCATCAGGAATAGAAAGTTGGTAGCTATCTAAAAGATGATTTAGAAAGGAAAGGGGCTGGAGGCAGGGAACTCAAACAGATGGTTAAAATATTCTGGACAAGAGATGGTGAGAGTCTGAGAGAGGGTGGTGGTCATGCTGAGTGGAGAGACAGGGATGGATCCAAGAGATATTGTAAAGGTGATATTTTCAAGATTTTAAAACTGACTAAATATAAGTagtaaggaagagagaagagttgagaatgacTCAAGCTATAAAGCTGGATGAGTGGAAGGACATTGGTACCTTCAACTGAGATAGGGAAGTTATGAAGAGAGAGAACTGGAAGAAGGTAACAgattctcttttggacatgttatATTGGAGACACCAATGGGATACGAAATGGAAATTTCCAGGAGACAGTTGGTAATGAGGGACTGGAGTACAGTAGAGagatgaaaaatagagaaagagaggttggtcaacagtgtcaaacatttacaaagagatcaagaaagtaAAGGATTTACAAAAGATCAATAGTTTTTGCAATGAAAGCAATCCTTAGAACATTGGAAAAAAGCAATTTCATTTGATGACTGGGTAAAAAACTATAATGAAAGAGAAGTGAAGTGAAGAAATTTAGGCAAAGAATAAGCTCTAAGCCATTGGACTgcttcttattttacatttttaaataccaGGTAATAATAATTTCTCAATGAGTAGAAATGTGCTTACCAGCTCTGGACTACTTTGGGCAAATGGGGAGGAATATTTTCCGCAAGGTTACgtatttctttgtaatttctatcAAGGGACTCTTGTAACTCCTGAGGAAAAACAAGTtctgtatttttgtatttaaaagttattttaagtagcattctataaatattcatcacaataaaaatatattaggcTAGCTAGACAATATTAAAGTATGACCATGGACTTGAATTTTCAGGATACTGAATCATTCATGAGTTACTGTATGAATATAACAACTTAAAATTGGCTTGTATTCTGAATTTGTTCTTGGATTGTATTTTATCTTCCCCCAATGGACTTTTCATAGAACATTTCCTATCATTACATGATAGtgtatcatttttaaaactgagtatatttttttcaaaactaaAACGGTTCTAAAATTTACCAGCAGAGAAAACTGTACCTGGGCATTTAATGCTGCCCAATACTATTCATATTTACCAGAATCATAGATAGTCCTAATGCATCAGTGACTCAGAATAAAAGAAAGTTATTCTCATAAACTTACAGTTATGTAGTaattaagttttacaaaatgatTCCCAAAAAATAATGCTAAGATAAGTAGCTTACATTAttctcatattttatagatgaggaaactaaggctaaattaaataatttggtCAAAGAGCCATTAAACATCAGAGCAAGAATTCAACCCTGAAACTCTTAATACCAAATCCAGTGCTatttaattttccatttaaattgcttaACTATACTCATTCTTTTAGGCTTACTTGATTCAACTTATGACTCTGGCCTcatgtttatttgtataaaaaaatatGCTGCTTCTTTGGAGTCATATCATCTACCTCCCAACAATACCAAATTTCACAGATAGGGATTTAATGCCAAGTTCCATATTCCCTACCCAAGGTTCACGCTTTAATCTATACATTACTGGCCTACGGTGTCTTTAAACTATTAAAATTAGAACATTTGAGACTATTAACCCAGACAGCTATTTCTAATGTGATGTTTATTAAAAACTTAGTAACTACTTACTATGTATAATATACTGTTAGGCACACAGAAATGTTCTTCTGAAGAGATCAATGAGCTTCACAAGTGTTTCATTTATTCTCATTAAAAATCTTATAAGGTATGCACTGTTATTTCTATTTCCAGAGACTAAAAATCTTGATAAGAATATTTTGCCTGGCTGAATTTAGTCAGTTCAACCcccaccctctcattttcctGAGGAGGAAAGTGACTCAGAAAAAGCAAATGACACTGCTAGTTAAAGAAATGAGAACAGAACCTAGCTCTCCCAAATCCTAGTTTAgtcctttccctatttttctacTTCCTAGTTTATCTATTTAAACTATTTTACCTTACAGAAAGAAGTTAAAACAAAAGTCATTTACTTGGAAGATCAAAAAGTCCTTAAAAGCACAAAGTACAAAGGTACAAAATGAAGAATTGCTTTCCTAAGACacaagcagaaaaagaaatagaatctaGAAGCCCTTTACTCTCTGGTTTCAGAGATGCACCTGCCACAAGCAAAAGAGAGACTGATTCTCACAGAAACTATAAAAAGTACACATCACATGCCCTTGCACAGAATCTAAGAGTAGAgataacttttttcctttctctattttgctTCTTTGACTACAGCATACAGTATATTTCTGGATATACTGTAGGGTCTGGAAGATTAGTCTTTAATGAAGCCTGATACTAAATGAAGCTAATTGGCTATGAACACTGAGACATTCTTTTGTCAAGCAGGGTGCAATCAAAGAGAAAAGTGGGACTTTTTTTATTGGGTTTTCTTAACTCCCTAACCTGCTTGCCCTCCCAGACAGACAACCATGAAAGATGGCTGATGGGCACATAGGACACAGAGTTTATGGGTGCTGATACACAGAAAAGAAGTCATTAAAGCTGAAAATTAGTCTCTTTACCTCCTAGGTGACCAAGAATAGGTCATGACATTGCTTTAAGTTTCAGGTTGCCTCAatagtaaaatgaatgggttagacTAGTTACAGTCCCTTACAGTGACAACATTGTATTGGATTTTCTGGCTTTCAAACCAAGTTTagattatattaatttataagCTTATCTTAATGTATTTAAATAACCTCATTCAAACTAGTAGATGAGctgatattttttttacaaaaagctTCAAAAGGATAAAGTTCTGATACTTGATTTAGCCTTAATATTAATTCAGTACACAATTTTCCCATGAAAAACTGTAAATAAAGTTCTCTTCCACTTGAAAAATAGCTACTTCCCTTTAGTTAGCTAGCTTTATCTTTAAAACTTGAACTCTCTAATACTTGAAACGTTGAAAACATAGCAAACCATTTCTCAAGGGAggattttggggggaggagcaaaacacacacacatatatacatacatttatacacacacacagaggtttGGGGAATATGGTCCACTGAGAGTAAAAATTCTGTAATTTTTCAGCCATACAAACAAAAACCCACTACAAACTTATAATTCAAGTACACTGCTGGTTTGTGATAATATAATGAGTTCCATCATTCTGAGATGCTGCTTTTGAAActttagaattatttttcctttgcaaaAGACAAAAATTTCGGTTACCCTAAGTGAATTCCTGATATGTTCCTGATATTGAAGCTCCAACTCCAACTTGTTTAAAAGGTCATTTAGAAgagtcatttcatttctaattttccaAAATGCAGTTTTTAAGGCTGGATCTTGTCCTATTGAAcgtaaaaataaaatgcaattaagAGACACTGATAAAATCTCCagattaattattttaaagaagtaaTACCGATAACCTTCCTATACAACAACAACAGGAAAAGTatactttttgtctttgtatgctccAATACCTACCACCCCAACTGGCACACACTGGCGCTTTAAAAAGGTTTGCTTAACTGAAATTCTGACTTGCTTCTCTGTACTTCCGTTACATTTCAGAACCAAAAATGCAACGTATTTGAAGGTTACTGGTTTCATGCTTTGTGTTCTTCTGAGAGACGGGTAAATGAATAAATCTAGGAAGAACAATGCCcgagactaatgtgaaaatgtttaataagaattatACGTACAGCCTTATTCcccgtctcagggagggggaaggggaggaaaacttaaaactcaaaagcttatagagtgttgaaaactaaaattaattttaaaaagagtaacGTTCACCTTGAACTACTTCAACCAGCATCACTCCAGCAGCTTACCTATGTTTTTTAATTGCAGAATTATCTTAACATGGGAAATTTTCTCATTGATATGCGAGCACAAGTCTTCCAGCTCTGCCCCAGCCATGCGTTACGCCTCCTTGAGGGAAGACGCAGTCTAGCTTTCCCTACAAAAGACATTAAGGACGGGCACGTCACCATCTGGATACACGGAAACGAGGAGGGGCTCCAGACAGTTTCCAAAGGTCAGCCAAGGAGCAAGAGGAAGGCGCAGTTCGTTAAGAACTCGGTGACGCCACCCAGCAGGTTTGGCTcagcccctgcccctccccctcctccgccCAGAGCAGGCTCAGCGGGTGCCGCTCCCAGCTGGGCTCGGGGAGGCAGCGAGGCGGGGCAGGGGCCGAGGAGGCGCAAAGCACCACGGGTTACAAAGCTCAGGGTCACGCGCCGGTCACGGGGGCGCCGGTCACGGGGGCGCCACTTCGGGGGCTCGAGGCCGGCAGCGGAGCTCAAACCCAGCCCGGTGGGACGGAGGGAGAAATCACGAGCTAACGGTCACCCGCCAACAAACCGCCCCTTTCGCCCCCGGACTCGCCCGCATTCCAGCCCATCACAGGCCAccttccccccgcccccaactCCAGGAGCCGACGGAGTGGACTCACGTACGCCCGAGTCCACAAGCTACACTGAACCGACCTCGCCGGCACTAAAAACAGCTGGCTAGGGAGGCCTCCTTAAATAACTGTGCGCCTCGTCGGCGCAGGGCGCAGGCGCGAACCATCCCTCGCGAGAGGCGCGAGCAGAGGGACGGGTGCGTCCGCGCGCGCATGCGCGTGCCCACCTTTGCCAGACCCTAGTCTAAGTAGGAGggcggggaggggaaggaggattgAGGATGAGGCAGGTGGGAGCCGTGATGTCAGAGCTGACTCTTGGTGCCCCGGGCATGCTCAGTGTTTGGAGACAGGGTTGATTTGCCCATTCTGACCCCTACCCACCTGAAACTGGTTGCATTAGTCAGCCAGAGATGGAAGCCTTGCCTACAGCTGGCTTCTTGCCCCAGCTAAAATCCCGCCTCGTGCAAGAAGCCCTTCCTGGCCTCAGTTAATGCCAGCCCTTTCACTCCGCGGCCTACGTCCCGTTATCCTGCTTGTTGTTCCCCAGTTAgcctgtgagctcctggagagcaggcaGTG harbors:
- the LOC140502850 gene encoding SKA complex subunit 1-like gives rise to the protein MAGAELEDLCSHINEKISHVKIILQLKNIGQDPALKTAFWKIRNEMTLLNDLLNKLELELQYQEHIRNSLRELQESLDRNYKEIRNLAENIPPHLPKVVQSCVVEPNVNLEEQVKITASEHSKKPPKEQKPIKEILLLTSDEFDNVPGYMKSRLTCCQINDFIKEINKAVASKYRILHLPKKTMDSSIRNLYHRFIEDETKDTKGHYFVVEADIKEFTNLKIDKRFHVLLSILRHCRRLSEVRGGGLVRYVIN